The nucleotide window TCATTTGTACCATTTCGAAGTTGTGAAGTATCATTCTCAAGGAGAATACAATGGTGAGTAAGACCACCTTTTTCTGCACAGAGTCATCGTATATATCAAGCCAATTCAATAGCAACTTGAAGATATGAAATAACATCCAGACATCTGCCAGCAAAAACAACAAAGCCGGTACCCATACTGGTGAATAAGAAAATGGAATTAGAAGGGTAGCAAATAACGGGCTGTATCCGTACTGAGAGTTACCGATACCTTGGTAATGCAGCCACACATGATAACAGGAATTTCCAAGCCTTAACTGCTCGGCTGCTCCGATGTAGGTATTAAATTCGCCTCTCGAAAAAGCCTTTATAATAAGGTATGGAGAGGATAAGATATATGCGGACGCTAATTTGTTATTGTTAAGCCAAGTGACGACGTTCTTCAGAAATCCTATCAATCGTTGCATCTCAGATTCTTATCCATCTTTGTTTTAACAAACCTGCTTCAATCTTTCCAAAACATAATATACCGCCGGACAGGTCGTGGTGTTTTGAAGAGTCGTTTGAGGATATTTGAAAAAATCCCCTGAATCGGTGTAGGGGTATTTGCGACAGTCGCCGGGGCGAGCTTCGTAAATACTGCAATAGTTGTCGCTTCCCAAAAAAGGACAAGGGCTTTGTTTCACAACATAGTCTCCATCTTCATCCAAGCGGAGATATGTTTCAATCAACTTAGATTGCTTGATACCGAGAAAATCGGCTATACGCACAATATCGGGTGTTTTAAATCGGGGAGATATGGTTTTGCAGCAACCGGCACAATCCAGACAATTAATTTTTGAGAAAGCCTCTTCATGCAGTGGTGGCAGCAATTTTTCAACCCCTTTTGTTCGGCGGGATTTTTCAAGCAGACGCTTGTGCTCTTTCTTTTTTTTGAGGGCGTCTTGGCGCCAGTTATCGGTACTATGATTCATTTGATATTTAGGAGACTCTTTTTACGAAGTAATCCATTTTTCCATAAATCTCTCTACCATAGTCAAGACCTGCTATATTTGCCGCCCGAATAATCTATTCGATGTATAAGCCCTTCAATTCGATTCCTGCGATACTTGTTCTAGCGGACGGTACTATTTTTAAAGGTAATTCACTTGGTAAAATCGGAACTACCTCCGGCGAAATATGCTTCAATACAGGCATGACCGGCTATCAGGAGATTTTTACTGATCCTTCTTATTATGGTCAAATCATTATCATGACGAGCGACCATATTGGGAACTATGGTGTGATACCCAGTGAGGTGGAATCAAAAAGTGTAAAAATCTCCGGTTTAATCACCAAACGTTTTGCCGCGCAGGCATATTCAAGAACAATGGCTGAGGAATCGCTTCAGGATTATTTTGAGAAAAATAACCTGGTAGGCATCAGCGACATTGATACCCGTGCTTTAACCATTCATGTTCGCAAAAAAGGAGCGATGAACTGTATTATTAGTTCGGAAACAACCGACGTTGAGGTTCTGAAAAAGAAATTGGATCAAGCACCGGATATGGAGGGGCTTGACCTAGTTCTCGAAGTCTCCACTAAACAGCCTTATTTCTACGGAAACCCCGAATCGAAGTTGAAAGTAGCCGTGCTGGATTGCGGCATCAAAGAGAACATTCTGAGGTGCCTGACCGAACGGGGAGTTTATGCCCAAGTTTATCCCGCGAAAACATCATTCAAGGAGATGGAAAAGTTTAAGCCGGATGGCTATTTTATTTCCAATGGCCCGGGCGACCCTTCTGCAATGTCTTATGCGGTGACTACGGTTAAAGAAATTCAAACTGTCGGCAAACCTTTGTTCGGTATCTGTCTTGGTCACCAGCTATTAGCGCTGGCAAATGGCATTCCAACTTATAAAATGCACCACGGTCACCGGGGCATCAACCATCCGGTAAAGAATTTAATCACCAATCGAAGCGAAATCACTTCACAGAATCACGGTTTTGAAGTTTCGCGCGAAGCCATTGAAAAATCAAAAGAAGTAGAGATAACTCACGTGAACTTGAACGACAATACTGTAGAAGGTATTCGCATTAAAGGCAAGAAAGCATTCAGTGTTCAATATCATCCAGAAAGCTCTCCGGGTCCTCATGACTCCAGATATTTATTCGACCAGTTTATAGAAGACATGAACGCCAACTAAATGATGATTCGCTTTCATTATAGGCTCTCCATTTTCCATCTTCTGTTCTTCATTCTCTTTGTTTTTAACTCCTGTAATCAAAAAGGAAATCAAACACCGGAAGGAAATTTGGATTTGAAGGCTATAGCAAGCGATACAACGATGCAATTGGGCATGGAGAGTTCTTATGAATACGCCAAGTCCATAATCATTTCATCTAATTTGGTTTATGACATTCAGGCTTCAGGGAGTTTAGCCAAGGGAAATTATTATATCCTCCGAAGATCGTCTAATAATCAAAAGGATACTGTGGCGAGAGGCGCACGCGTAGGAAAAGTAGTAAACGTATTGACTGCTGATTTAAATAAGGACAACAATCCGGAAATATATATAGCACTCCAAAGTGCTGATAGCAGCAAACGTGGAAGCATTATCGCTTGGGAGTTTGATAAAGATGGAAAGGGAACATCCATAAAATCAGATCACATGTTCGCCGGCATGCCGGGATTTTATAAAGGAAAAGATACAATCTATATTGGGAGCTATGCAAATAATCAAACTGCCCTCATTATAGAATTTCCAGCTTATAAAAATACGGATTCATTCTGTTGTCCTACGGCAGGTCCCGTCAAAATTTTCTATCTGTATAATAAAAAAACCTTGTATCATAATGGAATAGCTGCCGCTGATTCCACCAAAAAATTTATGGGAATAAAGTTTTAGTAATCATCAAATCTTAAAATCAATTATGAGCCAAATTGCAAAAATACACGCACGCCAAGTCCTCGATTCCAGAGGCAACCCTACCGTTGAAGCAGATGTTTATACCTCTAGCGGAACATTGGGTAGAGCCATTGTTCCATCCGGTGCTTCTACCGGCAAACATGAAGCCGTAGAACTGCGCGATGGTGACAAGAAAAAATACATGGGCAAAGGAGTATTGAAAGCAGTAGATAACATCAATAATAAAATCTCCAATGAATTGCAGGGCATGGGTGTTTTTGAACAAAATGCCATTGACGAGATTATGATGCTGTTAGATGGCACCACCAACAAAAGTAAATTGGGCGCTAATGCCATACTCGCAGTTTCATTGGCTTGTGCCCGTGCTGCTGCTGATGAATTGGGCATGCCTTTATACCGTTATATCGGCGGAGTGAATGCCAATACCCTTCCCATTCCAATGATGAACATTCTGAATGGTGGAGCACATGCAGATAATAAAATTGATTTTCAGGAATTTATGGTGATGCCTGTTGGTGCCGATTCATTTAGTGAGGCACTGCGCATGGGGGTCGAAATATTTCACCATCTCAAATCTGTCTTGAAAAAGAAAGGCTATTCTACCAATGTGGGCGATGAAGGTGGATTTGCACCCGAAATTGGCAGCAATGAAGAAGCTATCGAAACGGTATTAAGTGCTATTGAAGCTGCGGGCTACAAACCTGGCAAAGACGTATTCATTGCGATGGATGCTGCTGCAACCGAGGTTTTACAACGAAAAAACAAAAGTTTATCACTTCCATAAATCCACTGGGAAAAAAAATGAAGAGCGATGAGATGGTGGACTATTGGGCCTCATGGTGCAAAAAGTATCCGATACTTTCTATCGAAGACGGAATGGCAGAGGACGATTGGAAAGGCTGGGAACTGCTCACCAAAAAACTCGGCGACAAAGTTCAACTGGTTGGTGATGATGTGTTTGTCACCAACGTTAACCGTTTGCAAAAAGGTATTGATACCGGTGTGGCCAATTCGATTTTGGTTAAAGTCAATCAAATCGGTACACTCACCGAAACTATCAATGCCGTCAACCTCGCTACCCGCAATTCATATACCTCTGTTATGAGTCATCGCAGCGGCGAATCAGAAGATACGACCATCGCTGATTTGGCGGTGGCGCTCAACTGTGGGCAAATCAAAACCGGTTCTGCTTCGCGGACCGATCGCATCGCTAAATACAATCAGTTGATTCGTATTGAAGAAGAACTTGGCCCCCTCGCTTACTATCCGGGCAGGAGTTTTAAGTTTTTATAAAAATACAATGAACCGCTGATTATCATTGTCTTGAATGATAAGGGATAATCCCAGTTTCAATTTGAATGAAAGGTTTAAACTTAAAGAGCAATCTTCATGGCTTTAATCATGATTTTTAATAACAATAATGAACCGCGAGGTTCAATTCTTTTATGATTCGAACCGCTGCTATTCTAATTACCACCCTGATCGTTTTACCGATCATCGCTTTCACCCTCGATACGCAAAGCCTCAGCGATTTACAATGGACTATGCTCCAAACCTCTGCCCTCATCGCTCTGATAGTGGCCTTTTCCTGCTTTGCTCTGGCCGAATGGACGGGCAATTGTAGCCAAGTGGATAAAATATGGAGTATCGTTCCGATGGTCTATGTCTGGTATTTTGCGTTTGCCTCCGGTTGGAATGATCGGATTATCCTCATGGCTTGCTGCGTCACTATTTGGGGGCTACGACTCACCTACAACTTTTCTCGTCATGGAGGCTACCGGTGGAGATTTTGGGAAGGTGAAGAAGACTATCGTTGGGAAGTGCTGCGCCAAAACCACTTGTTCAAAGGTCATACTTGGCGCTGGCGTTTATTTAACCTCTTCTTTATTTCACTTTATCAAAATACACTTATCTGGCTTTTCACCCTTCCGGCTATGATGGCCTATGTAGGAAAGGACAAGCCTTTAAACTGGTTCGATTGGCTTGTGGCAGTTCTGTTCGTGGGTTTTGTTGTGGTAGAAACTGTGGCCGACCAACAGCAATGGGATTTTCAGCAGCAAAAAAAGAAGCGTTTAAAGTCGGGAGAAAAACTGGATGGAGAATATGCAAATGGGTTTGTGAGTAGTGGTCTCTGGAGTTTAATGCGCCATCCTAACTATGCTTCAGAACAGGCGGTCTGGCTAATATTTTATCTATTTACGATTTCGGCAGGCGCGTTTTGGATGAACTGGAGTATGACTGGTAGTCTGCTATTATTGATTTTATTTCAATCCAGTTCTGATTTCAGCGAAACTATTTCAGCGTCTAAATACCCCGCCTACACAAATTATCAGAAAACCGTTTCCCGCTTTATACCAAAACTATGGTAACAGCGTTATCTTCGTTGCGCTTTCTAAGACATGTTGCTGCACAAACCGAGTAAATTATTTTTCCAAACCAGACCGCTCCTGCTCTCTGCCTTCTGTGTTTTCTGCTCGGTACTCTGCTATTCCCAATTAAACTACGACTTCACCGAGGGTAAATTTCTCATTAAAGGAAAGGTAGTGGACCTGCAGACCAAGGCACCTATCGCTATGACAAACGTTCGCATTAACGGTACCTCCAAAGGAACCACTTGCGATAATGACGGAGTTTTTGCCACCTACGTTTCAAAAACTGACACGCTTAAATTCTCTTCCACAGGTTATCTTTCTAAGGTCATGCACATGGAAGACGTGGACTCTACCAAATATTACATTCTGCAAATTGAACTGCTTCACGACTTCATCAAACTAAAGGAAGTTACTATCTACCCTTATCGCGACATGGACGAATTTAAAAAGGCTTTCATCGAAGCCAAAGATATGCAACGAGCGAGTATGTATGGTTTGACCCCACCCAAATACACCAACAACATTCCCAAACCTAAATTTTATAACCCGGTTTCTTTTTTATACGAACGACTGAAGAAGAAAAAACGCGCCGCCGACCCCGATTTCAAGCCTTAACTATTCATACCTCAATGCCTCTACCGGATCCAGTTCTGCAGCTTTGATTGCTGGATAGATTCCGGCTGCCAGCCCAACAATAAAAGTAAATGCCCATCCGCCTATCACCCACACATAAGGGAAGATAAATCCTGTTTTAAGAAAGGCACCGACGATATTCCCCATTCCAATCCCGAAAATAATCCCAATAATTCCACCGATTTGACAAATCAAAATGGCTTCGGTCAAAAACTGAATCCTAATGGTGCGTTTGGTGGCACCCAAGGCTTTACTGATTCCTATTTCGCGGGTTCTTTCGTTCACACTCACCAACATAATATTCATCAAACCAATTCCGGCGCCTATTAAAGTCAGAATGCCAATCACCACGGTGGCAATGGCTACATATTTCATCTGATCCAGAATCTGATCTGCCAAACGCTCGCTTTTTGAAATGTCAAAATCGTTTTGGTCATTCAGTCGTAAACGCCGCAGCGAGCGCAGCAAACCAGTAGCTTCGTCAATCGCCAAATCCAGATCTTCCGGCTTGTTGGTCATCACACTGATTTCATAGGAGGTAGCATTGTCGGGAAAACTCCATCGTGCATTTTGTACACTCACCATCACCTGATTATCGGTCGCCACCTGGCTCGCACCTTTCGATTCCAATATGCCGACCACTTTATATTTTTTACTTCCAATACTGACCAGACTTCCTACCACGGTATCGTAAGGCTCAAATATTTTAGTAATGACATCTCGCCCCAATAAAATCACGTCGGTTCCGCTTTCTATTTCTGTTTTAGAAAGGTTTCTTCCTTCGGCGATATTCTGACCTAACACCTTCAGATAATTTTCATCCACCGCCTGAACTTTCACATTGGGGTTGGTCTTCTTCGATTCATGCTTCACCACAGCGATATTATTCGCCTCGTCCCACACACTGACCGTAGCCGGAAAGTGAAAATTCTTTTTAAAGTCATTCGCCTGTTGTAGAGTGATAGGAGGGTTTTCAGATTTGCGGTTTCTTCTTGGGCCTCCACGGCGCTGAACAATCCCTGTGTTGTAGATAGAAAAAGTATTGGAGCCCATCTCCGAAAAGCTCGCCAGCATTTTCCCCTTAATCCCTTCGGTAGCGGTCAAAATACCAATCAAAGCCATGATGCCAAACACAATAATTGACAACGTGAGTACGGTGCGCAATTTGTTCGCCTGTATGGCGCGCAAGGCCAGCTTTATGTTTTCAGTGAGATTCATACTCCTTCCGCAAACTTATTTATTGTCGGTGATTCGGACTAATTTTTTGTAGGGGCTTTGGAAAACGGTTAAATAACGGTGCAGGGGTTGCAGTGTGCGCCTTGATTGGTGAATATTATTCTTTAGCAATAACGAAGGTTTATTTCCGCGTTGGATTTGGTTGGCTGTTAGTCCGGTGATGAAACTTGCTTTGAGAAATCTTATAAAGTCATTACACGCATAGGTGGGAATTCGTTTTGATTAAGCGCGAGTAACTTTCTGTCGTTTGAAACCAAGATGTCTGAATTAGATGAAAGATAAGTGTCGGCAAATTTATTGTCGTCCACGTCACCTTGTACTAAATGGAAAAAATAAAAAATATCGTAAAGAGAAGTGTTCTCGGCAGTAAGAATTGTCCCGAGAAGATTATGAGTTACCTCCGCTCCCCAAAATTGGTCAAACTTTTCCTCATATTCTAAAAGTATCTCTGTCGAAACGCAAAGCGTATAACGCTGATTTAGAAACGCATCAAAAACGTTCCTATAAGGGGAGAGTTTGCCAATGCAACTGATAAAACTGTTAGTGTCAAGAACGATTTTCACTATAAAGGTTTTTACTTATTCTCTTTGTCAAGCCATTGCTGATAGATGGAAGCAGTGTAATTACGGTTTGATTCCTCGCGTGTAATAGCTTGATCTAATTTACTACGGAAATAAAAATTAAGTAATGACTTTACTTCGCCTAGTTGCTTTTCGTCCGCGATGTAACGGAAGCTTTTAAGGAGTTCTAATTGCATTTGAGTGAGTTTGTCTGTTGTGCTAATCATAATGTAAGGTTTCTACGAAGATAAAACGTTTTTAAGAAATAAAAGCTGAGCTCTCTTTTTGTTTTTTTCCTTCCTTGACTCGTTCGGGCTTGTTTTTGATATACAAAGATACAAGTGTTTTGTATCGTTAATTGTTCCTTCATTCCCGTCTTAAATGGATGTCGCTAAGTTAACGGTTTTAGAGATTAAATCTGTCCTACTGTTCCTTCCTCATAGATGCCACGTATTTTTTCGGAATTTGCCTTCTTCGTTTAGCTTCGGGCTACATTTTGGCAACTATAAGCTGCCACCTTGCTTGAACGCTGGCGCGGCCTACGCTCAGTGGAGCACTGTGCGTTGCGAAGTGGAAATTTTTTAAGAGAGTATTTTTTGTGCGTTAGCTTTATTAATCAGTGATAAGTTGGCATTGTTGGATAGGGGATGAATTGGTCAAGCATTGGCGAAAGTCCTGCTTTAGCTGCAAATGTCAGAGCTAAAAGAATTCCGACAAATAAAATTGTAGCACCAAGATTATTGTTTGCTACTTCAATGAAAATGTTTTTTTCTTTTGATACAATGCCAAACATTATTGCGGATAGCCAAAGATTAACAAAGAGAACTAACAAAGCGATTCCTAAAAAAATACTGAAAAACATTATCTCTTTTAAAAGCAAATCGTTTCCTGTAAAACTGGAAGGCAAAACTTTTGTCATTGTCTGAAATGTGTTTATGATTTCACTTAAAAGCAAACCGCCACATAAAAACAAAATTGCTTTCAAGATGTCAATGCTAATTGGGTTTTCATTTTCGGAAACCTTGCCTTTGATTCTTGAATTAATAATAGAGTTGAAAATGAAAACAGTTAGTAAGCCACTTACTAAAACTACTACTAAAAGAATGATGTTTGTTGTCATATTTCTTGATTGTTTGAGATTAGATTTACATTCCAGAAACGCATATCAGATAACTCACGAGGGAAAAGCCCCGCTGCGATTCCTTGTTCGGTTGTTTCCCAAATTACATATCGTTTTCCGTTTATTGATTTTGCAATTCCATTAAATGGCAAGTTAATTCCTATTACTGAATGTTTATACAATTCACTCCCAAGCATTGCAACATCATAGTGGTAATGATTGAGAATTGTAAATAGCAACAAAGTTCTTGTGTCGCAATCACCTTCTAAACTTCCCATAAATTCTATTGGTGAAAGAAGTCCAAACTTTATGTAGCCCTCACATTTTCCGCCTTTGCCTAAATAGTCACGAATAAAATCGTCATTGTATTGTCTTGCATCGCAAGCATTATCTAAAATTAAAGTGTATGGTATATCTTGTATGCAAGAAGTAATCACTTGTGCAAATTGAACTTGGTTCAAACTGTTTTTCGTTTTCAATGAATCAAACATTGTGTAGATTCTTGATAATTTGTTTTTGTCAAAATTATAAATTCTTGAAATGATGTAATTGTATTGTGATGGGTCTTGAAGAGAGTTAGAAAGAGTATTTCTAAAACTGTTTGCACTTCTGAAATCAGAGACTCTTACTTCAAGGTCTCCACTGTAAGTGTTGTTGTCATAGTCATTCCAAATTCTGTGGTGTGAAATAATACTGTCACCTGCTACTTCTGGTTCAGGTTTCGTCTGTGTAACTTCTTTGCTGTCGTCTATTGCGTATGGTTTTCTTACTGTTGGGTGAATTGGATTTGTGAAAAGTGAAACGATTCCGAAAACGAATGATAAGATAAAAGCAAAACTGAATAAACGAATCAACCATTTCCAAACGAAAGCTAAAACTAGTTGGAACGCTGACAACAAATAAAAAATGCCTCCGATTATTAATAGTGGTAAAATAACTTTCCAGCCTGCTACAAAAATTGGAATGACTACAAGTAAAAGGGAAATGAGTCGAAGCAATCCAATTAAGATGCTCCAAATTGATAAACCTGTTCTTGGTTTGCCTTGATGTTTCCAATCTTCCCAATAGGTTGAATTGTCAGCGTAAAAATATTCCCACCGCTTGTAATCTCCGTTTACTTCTGTCTTTCCTGTTTGCTTTGTGGTTTTAATTTTAGTTGGAGCAATAACAACCGCTTCGGTTGTTATTGCTCCAACAACTTCAACCACGTGTTCTTCGGTATCGTAATGTTTTAAATATCCTGAAATGTCCCCAAAAATATCACCGAAAATTTTGTTGCCGTCATAGTGTTGATTTGAAAGTGTGTAGTTGCTTAACTTGGGTTCGTTAAGATTTATTTGAAAATGTTTTATACTCCCGCCTGTGTATGAAACTTCACAAGGCAAAGAATCGGGAAGTTTTGTTAGAAACTTTTCTACATCTATAAATTCTTCAAACTCGTCTCCTTCCTTCCAACTCCGAAAACTTGCTTTGTCTGTAAATATTTCTCCGCTTAAAACTTCAAGGTCATAAAAATTTTCGTGGCTTATGTCTGACTTCCGGTGGTCAAGGTAGCCAATAAATTTTCCTTTGAACTTTCCTTTTAAGTAGGTCCTCCGTTCAATTTGTTCTTGTATAGTTACATATTCAAGCATTATACATTTCCGCAATTAAATCATCTTCTTTCAAAAATTCTCTTCCGTCTTTTTTTCGGATGGTGTTAAATGGTGCATCAACAAAACATTCAGCGAATGTTTTGTTTGAGTTGTGATTCGTTTGAAACAAAATATTGTATTGAGATTTGAAGGAAGCATACTCTTGTTGAATGAGAGTCATTTCAATTTCTTTCTTGAAATCATAAAAGTTTGTTTGCTCTGCAAGAAAATATTTCAAGTAAGCTGGCATCATAAAAATTACAATACTGATAATTATAAAAAACCAACACGCTGGATATTTTGTATTGAGAATAAGAATACTTTGAAAATAGTAGTTGGAATGATTGACGAGAGTTTCCATTTTAGAAATCAGTTCGGCTTTTTGTTTCCCCTTTCTTTCTAAAAGTTGCTCGTATTGTTGAACTTGTCCTGTTGCAGTATTGCCGTAATGTTTTTCTGCTTTTCAATAATTGTTTTCAGTTGTTGCGTTTCAGCATCAAAATACTCTGATGTGATTACCGTATATTTTTGAATTTGTTCTTGCTTGTAGGTTGCAATCTCACTGCTCAATTGATTTGAAAACACAAGTGCCTCTAAAGGTTTTGAAACTATAATCGCAATGAAACAAATGAAACCTAATCTTATTCCTACTGAAAACATTCTTGCTCTTGCGTTTTGAATATGAGGCAAAACATTTTTTGTCAAAGTGTAGAGTAGGAGTAAGTAAATATTTGTAATCATCCACGAAAAGAAAATTGAAACTGGAATTCCTAAAATGTAATTTTGAAATAACATTTTGAAAGTGAAATAGCTACTCACGAAACACAAAACAAAAATACAAAGCACAAAACCGCCAATCGCTGCAAAGCGATTTTGTAGATCTTTACTGCATCTACTTATGATGCTGTAATCGTCACCGGATAAAGTGCAAAGCGACTTTCTAAGATTCATTTTTTTCTGTGTTGTTTTCTTGAACTTTTATAAACTGTTCGGGATTTGCATCAATTTTCTTTTTCATTTCTTCTCGGTATTTTGAAATTGCATACTCCGTTAATTCTTCTTGAACTTTTTGCAATGACTTTTTCTCTGCTATCAATTTCTCTTTATGCAAGTGAGTTATCAAAT belongs to Bacteroidota bacterium and includes:
- a CDS encoding YkgJ family cysteine cluster protein, coding for MNHSTDNWRQDALKKKKEHKRLLEKSRRTKGVEKLLPPLHEEAFSKINCLDCAGCCKTISPRFKTPDIVRIADFLGIKQSKLIETYLRLDEDGDYVVKQSPCPFLGSDNYCSIYEARPGDCRKYPYTDSGDFFKYPQTTLQNTTTCPAVYYVLERLKQVC
- the carA gene encoding glutamine-hydrolyzing carbamoyl-phosphate synthase small subunit; the protein is MYKPFNSIPAILVLADGTIFKGNSLGKIGTTSGEICFNTGMTGYQEIFTDPSYYGQIIIMTSDHIGNYGVIPSEVESKSVKISGLITKRFAAQAYSRTMAEESLQDYFEKNNLVGISDIDTRALTIHVRKKGAMNCIISSETTDVEVLKKKLDQAPDMEGLDLVLEVSTKQPYFYGNPESKLKVAVLDCGIKENILRCLTERGVYAQVYPAKTSFKEMEKFKPDGYFISNGPGDPSAMSYAVTTVKEIQTVGKPLFGICLGHQLLALANGIPTYKMHHGHRGINHPVKNLITNRSEITSQNHGFEVSREAIEKSKEVEITHVNLNDNTVEGIRIKGKKAFSVQYHPESSPGPHDSRYLFDQFIEDMNAN
- a CDS encoding DUF1295 domain-containing protein translates to MIRTAAILITTLIVLPIIAFTLDTQSLSDLQWTMLQTSALIALIVAFSCFALAEWTGNCSQVDKIWSIVPMVYVWYFAFASGWNDRIILMACCVTIWGLRLTYNFSRHGGYRWRFWEGEEDYRWEVLRQNHLFKGHTWRWRLFNLFFISLYQNTLIWLFTLPAMMAYVGKDKPLNWFDWLVAVLFVGFVVVETVADQQQWDFQQQKKKRLKSGEKLDGEYANGFVSSGLWSLMRHPNYASEQAVWLIFYLFTISAGAFWMNWSMTGSLLLLILFQSSSDFSETISASKYPAYTNYQKTVSRFIPKLW
- a CDS encoding carboxypeptidase-like regulatory domain-containing protein is translated as MLLHKPSKLFFQTRPLLLSAFCVFCSVLCYSQLNYDFTEGKFLIKGKVVDLQTKAPIAMTNVRINGTSKGTTCDNDGVFATYVSKTDTLKFSSTGYLSKVMHMEDVDSTKYYILQIELLHDFIKLKEVTIYPYRDMDEFKKAFIEAKDMQRASMYGLTPPKYTNNIPKPKFYNPVSFLYERLKKKKRAADPDFKP
- a CDS encoding ABC transporter permease — protein: MNLTENIKLALRAIQANKLRTVLTLSIIVFGIMALIGILTATEGIKGKMLASFSEMGSNTFSIYNTGIVQRRGGPRRNRKSENPPITLQQANDFKKNFHFPATVSVWDEANNIAVVKHESKKTNPNVKVQAVDENYLKVLGQNIAEGRNLSKTEIESGTDVILLGRDVITKIFEPYDTVVGSLVSIGSKKYKVVGILESKGASQVATDNQVMVSVQNARWSFPDNATSYEISVMTNKPEDLDLAIDEATGLLRSLRRLRLNDQNDFDISKSERLADQILDQMKYVAIATVVIGILTLIGAGIGLMNIMLVSVNERTREIGISKALGATKRTIRIQFLTEAILICQIGGIIGIIFGIGMGNIVGAFLKTGFIFPYVWVIGGWAFTFIVGLAAGIYPAIKAAELDPVEALRYE
- a CDS encoding putative toxin-antitoxin system toxin component, PIN family, which codes for MKIVLDTNSFISCIGKLSPYRNVFDAFLNQRYTLCVSTEILLEYEEKFDQFWGAEVTHNLLGTILTAENTSLYDIFYFFHLVQGDVDDNKFADTYLSSNSDILVSNDRKLLALNQNEFPPMRVMTL
- a CDS encoding DUF4407 domain-containing protein; this translates as MNLRKSLCTLSGDDYSIISRCSKDLQNRFAAIGGFVLCIFVLCFVSSYFTFKMLFQNYILGIPVSIFFSWMITNIYLLLLYTLTKNVLPHIQNARARMFSVGIRLGFICFIAIIVSKPLEALVFSNQLSSEIATYKQEQIQKYTVITSEYFDAETQQLKTIIEKQKNITAILQQDKFNNTSNF